From Alosa sapidissima isolate fAloSap1 chromosome 7, fAloSap1.pri, whole genome shotgun sequence, the proteins below share one genomic window:
- the pex10 gene encoding peroxisome biogenesis factor 10 — protein MPLVPANQPQLIRSSQKDEYYQTRLKNNANEVFQAFTGSRQWLKWRKEVELLSDLAYYSLTTFSGYQTLGEEYVNIVQVDPTKRRVPSLTRRGAFVLFHTFAPYLLDKLLVCLENELQAEDRPGPHRDSPSRWNPMFYIKAWVQQAVGALTENQRKNLVPVLYACQQGITIVHRIHVAFFYIYSSYYHISKRATRVGYLRVLSGAGDEKAIRNSYRLLGAVSLLQLAITLVLQVNSLRQRQRARQEWKQHRNLPCSSQAAPSPSSRTSRCILCLEDRRHATATPCGHLFCWECITEWCSNKSECPLCREKFQPHRLVYLRGYK, from the exons ATGCCACTCGTTCCTGCAAATCAACCGCAGTTGATTCGATCCAGTCAAAAGGATGAATACTATCAGACACGCCTGAAGAATAATGCCAATGAAGTTTTCCAGGCTTTCACTG GATCCAGGCAATGGCTGAAATGGAGGAAGGAGGTCGAGTTGCTTTCAGATTTGGCCTACTACAGTTTGACAACATTCTCAG GGTACCAGACTCTGGGCGAGGAGTATGTGAACATCGTGCAAGTGGACCCCACCAAGCGTCGTGTGCCGTCGCTGACACGCCGCGGCGCGTTCGTCCTCTTCCACACCTTTGCTCCGTACCTGCTGGATAAGCTGCTGGTGTGTCTGGAGAACGAGCTGCAGGCTGAGGACCGTCCCGGTCCTCACAGGGACTCTCCGTCGCGCTGGAACCCCATGTTCTACATCAAAGCCTGGGTACAGCAGGCCGTGGGTGCCCTGACGGAGAACCAGAGGAAGAACTTGGTGCCAGTGCTTTATGCCTGTCAGCAAGGCATCACTATTGTGCACCGCATCCATGTGGCTTTTTTCTACATTTACAGCTCCTACTACCACATCAGCAAGAGAGCAACGCGTGTGGGCTAT CTGCGGGTCCTAAGCGGTGCAGGTGATGAGAAGGCGATCCGTAACAGCTACAGGCTGCTGGGCGCTGTCTCCCTGCTGCAGTTGGCCATCACTCTGGTCCTGCAGGTCAACAGCCTCCGGCAGAGACAGAGGGCCAGACAGGAGTGGAAACAGCACAGAAACCTGCCCTGCAG CTCCCAGGCTGCCCCTTCTCCATCCTCGCGAACATCTCGCTGTATCTTGTGTCTGGAGGACAGGAGGCACGCCACGGCCACCCCCTGTGGACACCTCTTCTGCTGGGAGTGCATCACAGAGTGGTGCAGCAACAAG AGTGAGTGTCCTTTGTGCCGGGAGAAATTCCAGCCACATCGGCTGGTCTACCTGCGTGGCTACAAATGA